The Watersipora subatra chromosome 1, tzWatSuba1.1, whole genome shotgun sequence genome has a window encoding:
- the LOC137406941 gene encoding uncharacterized protein, translated as MVSRRVVSGGVAVAAIYFAVFGVHTGFLLIASLTSFLIGGRIGFTSRVITRVQLMVCVLILILSKSGYAKECSRTESRHARQIINRLIIPRFSLAHIEIPASCPLSPANDQYAAHEGMKRRLGDSWMCSVCGKNYELERDLEFHLSDNHRVEKANGCLADYCDMLRCEPLFGIHRDHVECVDSEMLGLRHKCMDMVRDKCLPHHLSSEAKLKLEVAVQASLCSYLTCDDYWTTPEEDSSGSHYYYTTYAAAVCVLVLFLFIYFKIASSNIDNSVSIEHILAEADKYERPKPAIIPPDTDMEIRHRGTAPDRQWSENE; from the exons ATGGTGTCAAGGAGAGTCGTGTCGGGAGGTGTAGCTGTGGCTGCTATTTACTTTGCTGTTTTTGGTGTTCATACCGGTTTTCTCTTGATTGCCTCTCTAACATCCTTCCTCATCGG GGGGCGTATTGGTTTCACCAGTCGAGTCATAACAAGAGTGCAATTAATGGTCTGCGTGCTTATTTTAATATTGTCGAAGAGTGGATACGCAAAAGAATGCTCTCGTACAGAATCTCGTCATGCTAGACAGATAATAAATAGACTAATTATACCACGCTTCTCTCTAGCCCACATTGAAATTCCAGCGAGCTGCCCTCTGTCTCCTGCCAATGATCAGTATGCAGCCCATGAGGGGATGAAGAGAAGACTGGGTGACAGTTGGATGTGCTCTGTGTGTGGCAAGAATTATGAATTGGAGCGGGACTTAGAATTCCACTTAAGTGACAACCACCGGGTAGAGAAGGCCAACGGTTGTCTTGCCGACTATTGTGATATGCTGAGGTGTGAACCGTTGTTCGGTATCCATAGGGACCATGTCGAGTGTGTTGACTCAGAAATGCTCGGGTTGAGGCATAAGTGCATGGATATGGTGCGGGACAAATGCTTACCGCATCATCTGAGTTCAGAGGCTAAACTAAAGCTTGAAGTTGCCGTGCAAGCTAGCCTCTGTTCCTATCTCACTTGCGACGACTATTGGACAACGCCCGAGGAGGACAGTTCGGGAtctcattattattatacaacgTATGCAGCTGCGGTGTGTGTCCTAGTCCTCTTTCTCTTCATATACTTTAAGATTGCAAGTTCGAACATTGATAATAGCGTATCTATTGAGCACATACTGGCAGAGGCAGACAAGTATGAGCGACCAAAACCCGCAATTATCCCACCAGATACAGACATGGAGATTAGGCATAGAGGTACCGCACCGGATAGACAATGGTCTGAGAATGAGTAA